DNA from Phragmites australis chromosome 16, lpPhrAust1.1, whole genome shotgun sequence:
ACCTCGACCACTACGACGGTTGGAGATTGACAGAGAAGACTTCCCCAATCTTCTCAAAGGCTTCCCCGGTCGTTCTCTTTGTTGGAGACACTTCCATGCAggttcttccacctcaaggccaACCACCACCTCAGAGTTTGATCTTTGAATTGAAGCTTCCCTGGAGTTATACAACCCCGTAGAAAGCTTTCCCACGTCAAAGTGAGACTTTCCTAACCATTTTTCCATCATTCCGAGCTCTAGCCGGTCCCCCATTAGTTTAGACCCGAGTTCCATCCTAGCCATGGACTTCATACATGGGGTCCTCAAGTTTGGCCCTGTGCATGTCATCCAAACCACCCAAGAAACACTACCCTAATCTTGTAGAGTGCTTTAGTACCCTTCTTGGTCGAATGCATCACTGGAGCCTTCGCCGACAACCTCGCCGAGGTGTCGTTAGCTAGGCCCAGCTGTCCGACCACCACTAGGGCTAATCTGACCGTCGGGTTGTGACTTTGCTGATCAAACTTCTAGTCAAACTCCATAGTCAAAAGTAAAACAACCACTAGGGTCGGTCTAACTGTCAGGTCTATTCAGTGCTGATTTCTTCTCTGTTCCACCCCCATGGTATAAGCGCCACCTAGgctggtctgactgccagccaCTTAGTACACCTTGAGCTTAGGTTGTCTCATGTGAGGTTTAAACCTCTTCTAACCCAATCACTTAGGTGTTCTTTCGCAAATGTTTTCATAATATGTCACATTGCACATCgttcatgatcatgcatcataagcatgaATCTTTGTTTGTTCGTTTGTTCGTTTGATGTGTTCATcaattgtttagagagtgacaCGTCGATGGTTCAAGCGGTCGAGGCTAATACCGAACCGGAGGTGTACATGAGAGAAGCACTGGAGCAACaatgcaagcatctaagcatattttaccttttacgttggatcttgtggtgtctaagttgataaattatcgctttatgtatgttgtaCATGATAACGAGTCAAGGTCGGGATTTgtgagtagaacctatgttgatgcattcgTTCCTACCTTAATTATTGATGATTCACTATCCTTGTAATCTGGGTATAACAATATTGATGTTTAACTTAAAAGTTACCTGTGatgtttagcaatgcataggtcattggtaaaagtcgagcggtgaaatacccgttgttcgtgagctatagggcttaaatattattcataataaaaataaagttGGGATGAAGAatttgtgaggatgagatgagatgtgagaggtgctaggggtaggtcgagAGAGGAATTCGAAtgtcatagaccacttgcatcgatTAAGAACCGATTGTTGTTTatcgttggcttaagcacttttcgtactaccacatattcaataaatgtacgaatgagccgattatcatacACCGTGCTAACGCTTGACTGTGTAAGAGAACAATGATGAGGATAAGAAAGGTGGCGGGGATTcggaggtgttcaggacacgctcgcggtaaccccaaTGCCATAGGgcaatgtgcaagtgggtagttttgAGTATGAGAAATGTTATCTTGGgagccaagaggatggacccaagtcgtgtgggtaaagatgtacccctacagggtgtaagatcaatttgaattgtcatgCTCTCgtttatgagcatgcttatgtccatccatatcaatcgtagagttccaaTGGTAGGttgtatggtatgttgggaagtggttAGCGAAGGTTTGTATCAAGATGAGTATGATAGATGTGTTCATGGTTATGATCTCATGATAGGAGGGTACGAATTGTCAAGtttgtagatgctcacactttttgagttgataaaatatttttgcatataaattcatttaatctTTTGGGTGATTCCTTGCTACGCATCcctaaatgcatgatccttagagATGAGTTATTATATATACCCACTATGgagtaagtcttgtgagtaccttcgtactcaccttgcttttgttgagttttgtgGGTGAGAAAGAAGTAGTGTACGGTTACTTCATCCCTGCTGATGTTGGCGATGGACATGAGTAGTGGTGGGCTACTCGTGGTGATTTGGTGATGCCTTAGGGAAAATTGCGCCACCTCTCTTTTGATGTTTATAAACATTAATTCCGTTGCGCAGTAACTCTAACTTGCTAGGAGATGAACTTGTGTATTTTGTTCTCCTACGTTTGTGATCTTTAAAACGTTGAACTTGTAATAACTTAaaggcttgtaatatatttacatcactcgctctttattataccttgatgtgatgaagcttATTATAAATGTGTGTGTactgatcttgggcataaaacataTGCAGGGACTATCAGAATTGGATTCCGGTTAATCATTAATGGTTACAATTGTTGTGATGAGATATGGGTTAGCACATGACATATTGAGAGACAGgcatgtgctagctctcatcttattaaatgatcgccctaatgattaatttgaatataaTTTAGATGGTTCCCCACACCCAGCCACCCCAGTACCCCTACAGCTAGCTACCTGTGGGGAGTTCCGGTCGATGGCCCTTGGCATGCACCCTGGACTAGTGCCATGGGGCCAGGGGTCCTCGACACACGTCCTCCTTCCTCGGTTCCTGGCCATGCCTACCCTGCAATGCATCAGCCATCTACGACGCCTACTTCACCTGCTGCTTCCTCCTGGGACATAACTGGTCTAATACATGCTCTTCAGGCCACATCCCTCGTCTAGCTTCCGGCCACCGGGGACTAGTTCATGGACACTGGGGCCTTCTCACACATGACTGGTGACTCTAGCAATTTCTTCACATATCACTGtcatctctctcctcccctGTCATTGTTGGTAATGGGGCCTCTTTGCTGGTTCTTAGAACTGGATCTGCCCTTTTACATTCACCTGCTGCACATTTTCTTCTTCGCGATATTCTTCATACACCTAAAATTGTCAAGAACCTCATCTCTGTGCGGCAGTTTACCCTTGATAACAATTGTTTTATTGAATTTGATCCACATGGCTTCTCTATGAAGGATCTCAATAAATGAGGGAGATCATGTGGTCCAATAGTTCTGGTGCCCTCTACCTGTTCCAACCAAGCTCGAGCACCTCCATGTCCTAGACCTTGGCAGCTTCATCCTCCTTGATAGAACTTTAGCACCAATGTTTGGGGCATCCAGGTCGTTATTCTATGCAGCATTTGCTTTCCAATTTTCATTCAGATTCAAATAATGTAAGTGTTGGTTGTGTATATATTGTCTATCAATTAGGACATCATGTATGACTACCCTTCTCATATAGCACTTCTGTCACTCATTTCCCGTCCCAAATAATCTGTTGTGATCTTTAGACATCTCCAATTTCAAGCTTCACTGGCTTCAAATATTTTCTTGTGGTTGTTGATAATTTTACTGACTATGTAGGCATTCCCTCTATGAAATAAATTCAGACACTTGCGCCACTGTCCAAAATTTCTACCACCTTATTCTCAACCAGCTTCACTTGTCCATACAATGCATCCAATGTGATAACGGCAGAGAATTTGATAATGCCCCTCTACACGCATTTCTCTCGTCCCGTGGCATTACCTTCATATTCTCGTTACCTTATACATCATCACAGAATGGGAAAGTAGAGCGTGCTATTTGCACTATCAACGACATGGTTCACACTTTGGTTTTCCATGCTCATATGCTGCCATCTTTCTGGGTGGAGGCTCTTCATATGACAACTTACCTCCTTAACAGGCACCCTTCCTCTCCTATACACTTCCAAACACCTTACTACCTCCTTTATTGTGAGCCACCCAAATATGACCACATTAAGATGTTTGGATGCTTATGTTATCCTAATTTGGCTGCCATCACTCCTCATAAGCTTGCCACTAAGTCTGCGGTCTGTGTATTTCTTTGGTACCCCTTTGAGCACAAGGGATACCGCTGCTACCCGCAAGATCATTATTTCATGACATGTTGTATTTGATGAGAGTGTGTTTCCTTTTTCCACATAGCAACCCATATCTTCTTCATGATCATCCCTAGCCATAGCAGATCCAGTTTGATCTTCTTGGATCTCGTTCCCCTGTGACAATGGCTTGCAACAACTCCTCTGACTGATTTGCAGCTCACCACCATGCGTCCCTGCTCCCACTGATTCGGCACCATCCAACCACCACTCGCCACCTCAGGCCTCAAGTAGCACCGACCTATCCTCCTCTGAGTGCACTCCTTTTTTCTCCACACCCCCACAACCACCTGCACCTTTGCCACATCTACCCAACACAACACACATGGTATGCAGATATGTGCCAAATATGGCATCTTCCAACCCAAACAAATATTCAATCTGACAGCACCACCTCCCCTTCACCCATTCCCACCTCCTACAGTGCTTCCCTCAAGGATCCACATTGGTACAACGCCATGCTCGAAGAATACAATGAGCTATTTCAAACAAAACACGAGTCTTGTTTCTCTACCTGCAAGTGTCAACATTGTGACCGGCAAGTGGATTTTTCACCATAAGCTCAACCCCGACGGCTCACTCTCTTGCTACAAAGAGTGATGTGTTGTTTGTGGCTTTACACAATAGGTTGCGGTCAATTATGGTAAGACCTTTAGCCCCATCATCAAGTCAGCGGCAATTCTGGTTGTCTTGAGCCTCTCTACATCCAAAGTATGGCCCATACATCAATTGGATGTggaaaacacatttctccatgGTAATATATTGGAATCCGTTTATTGTCATCAACCATCTAGATTTATTGATCCCACTCGACCATCTCATGTTTGCTAACTACACAAATCTTTGTATGGCCAAAAGCATGTCCCTAGCACTTGGTTTATTCGGTTTACCACCTTTCTTTCTACTCTTGGTTTTCACCAGTCAAAGTCGGATTCCTCTTTGTTTGTTTACAAATCTTCCATCCATATGCCATATCTTCTTTTATATGTGTACGACATCATACTGACTGCCAACTCTATTGGTTTCCTGAATCATCTAATATATAAACTCAAGGGAGAGTTCGCCATGCCAGCTTTAGGCCCCCTCCACCATTTCCTTGGCATCAACATTCAATAAAATTTCAGTGGTATGTTTCTTTGCCAAGAACAATATGCGCTTGACCTCCTTGAGCGCAAACCTTTCCAAGTGTAATCCTTGCTCCACTCCGATCGATACCAGGTCCAAAATTTCTAGGTATGATGACACACTCGTCTTCAATCCCACCAAGTACCATAGTCTCATTGGCGCACTGCAATATCTCACTATCACTCGACCAAACATCAATCACGTTGTTCAACATATGTGCTTGTTCATGCATGATCCAAGGGAGCCCCATCTATAGCTCTTGAAACAGGTCCTACGATATGTTAGAGGTACAACTCATTACAGTCTGCAGTTCTTTCATTCCTCTACCACCGATCTGGTCACTTATTCCAAATCTGACTGGGCGGGTTGCCCGGACACTCGTCAGTCCAGATCAACATATTGTGTTTTCCTCAGTTCAAATCTGATTGCATGGTCATCTAAGCGGTAGGTTAAAGTCTCTAGATCAAGTGTAGAAGCCGAGTTCGTGGCATTGCTAATGTCGTGGCCGAGTGCTGTTGGCTCTGGCAATTGCTTTGGGAACTTCATCAACCACATCACTCTGCTACTGTGGTTTATTGTGACAATGTCATCGTAGTTTACTTGTCCTCTAATCCAGTGCAGCACCAGCAAACAAAATCTATTGAGATGAATCTTCATTTTGTACGTGACAAGGTCTTCATTGGTGATGTGAAGGTTCATCATGTACCATCATCTTCCCAATATGCGGACATATTTACAAAAGTCCTACCAGTGACAATATGAATGTCTTCCCGTGTCCTGACTGAGGGGGATGTTAGACTAACCTATTCTTTAGGTAGACTTCATCGTCAAATGCTTCACCTGGTCTTCTGGTGCACTGAAGGATCGAGATACCGATcttgaaggggggggggggtgaatagaagttttttcaaaaatattagAACAGCACAACACAGCGGAAAccgatcggatgttccgactgTGTAGGATCGAGGaggccgactagaggggggtgaataggcgattctAAAAACTATGTATCAATTTAATTGATAAAGATGTGGAAttaaaatgattggttacaacacatataaaaccCCAAACTCTATGTCTCAACAAAGTGACAAATTCTATATCTATGTCAAGATTTGCAACCTAGGATTGTATGTAAGCAATTATGATTCTAGGAATATAAATTgcacaaggtaaattgcatgaaagtaaatatcacaATATAGAAGTAAATAGCACGAGAGATGACACCCGaagtttatcccgtggtatcggtgatttgccgatcacccctaatccacgttgaggtgagtttaAGCCtttaaccgcttctctatcaagtatgaaTTCTCACCAAGAGAAGAGGCTCTCCACGAGTAACTTGATCTTGAGTCGGTTAATCTAATGAACCACTCACTACatcgattccactagagttgcactttaccTCTCCGACAAGGAAtgcacaaagcctctcacaatcaccaccgtaCCTTCTTCACAAgtttctttgaagggctcaacgaCGTAaccacctccaagccgtctaggaggcggcaacctccaagagtaataagccaagacgaactcgactctcaccaagtgcctaaagctcaatcactaatgcaaatacacttgattcttgcctcacaaccctctctatgtacaacacatgcacaaatgtGTGAGGAGAAATTTTATTAGCTCAAGTATGCTCAATGGGTGCAGAAGCAGCCCTACAAGCCACTGGACATGGGGTATATATAAGCCACAACCCGAAATGTAGCTGTTGCCCAAAGGCTGACTTCTCTGCACatttggcagtcagaccgcagtTCACCTAGCGATCGGACCACCACTGGACAAACGACTCTAAAGCTAGCCATTACAACATTTTCACCTttccagcggtcagaccgaccctcTTAGCGGTTAGACCGCCACCTTGGCAGTCGGATCCCCCTCCTCTCCAAGAAAACGGAAGTTCTCTACAggctctagcggtcagaccggtctCCTTGGCGGTCGGACCGCCACCCGATCCAGAGAGATGAGAGTTCTCTATTAGTTCTAGGAGTCAGACCACCACCTTGATAGTCAGACCGGAATTCTTGGCGATCGGACCGACACTCCCAGAACAACACTGCTGACACTCAGAGAAACGGCAATAACTTTTGAACCCGATATCCAATTTATGTGATCTTGGACACTatagaaagcttatttagaggactacacatcccaactaattGTTTGACCTCAAACCCATTGGACCAAAcctaaaacatagtccaaagatccaccacaatgaaaactacatgaaccttaaacttttgcaaaataaaTTTGCAACCTAAATGTTCCATGCGACCAAGGGTTAATGCATTCACTATATCAACTTGCAAAACACTTTTGCAAACTTAGTGACATGCCACACGGAGTAGGAACATGAACTTGAGCTATTTGTAAAACCCATTTGCAAACTATAGCTTCCTACTAAAgagagtatgcacatgcaagattgagcttatcGACACATGGTAAAACTTAAGCAATCGTCAAGACCCCTCTTAATACTAAGACAATTATCATATCAATCCGGTTATTCCTCTTCTCTAATCATCATTGACCAGTAAAAGAAAATACcttacattttatacctttgccttgagctagccatcccgttggacttgacgaacacatcatccgaaTCCTGATGTTTTttctaggcttgtcatcaactcttcacttgagcttgatgacaATGCTCATCCTCACTTCCCATCTCCGTCATCTCTTGATCTTCCGGAAGCTTGATGGACTTCACTTGATTACTTCCTATGCACCAAGCATGAAAGACTTTTCttttcatatcatcttcatccagTTCACCACCGAGGTATGAActgcaagcatcaagcacacaagttgtccactaaacttgtcttgatcttgctcttccaactcggcactttgaatatctcaattcaatatttgacttcatatggaacctttagttacttgatctccacaagcaACTTTGGTcttcatgcttattgtcaatattatTAAGACCATCCTCAAACTCTGAGGTCTCTTTgtctctagcttcttcttcttcacatgagcatcacttagagctcaatgacctcaatgcatatcttttgatctcatggcaTTGCTCAACGAATCCATGCTTTATCACTTATGCGTCTCCTATGAAATATCATacaaataattctcaacataattgttagtccataggtattatcacaacttacccgagcattacctagagctcattcatcttgatgcatttttctTGATCACAAgacatttctcaatgaatccatgcttaATCCTTCATGTATCACCTATAGAAATGACCTACTAATAATTTTTACTACAATTTTTAGTCTatagatattgtcattaattaccaaaaccacacttagagGCTAGACGCACCTTCAGACTGACACCAAAAGTTTTGATGTAAACGATCGAAACTTTCAATATGCCTGATTTTCAAAATTAGCTAGATCTATGAGCAAGAATGAGATAAACTAAGAAAATGCAAGATGCTACAGAGTATGATGCTACTCAATTTAAGATAGAACCTACAAACACAAAGTCTAGCTCAAGATAATAAGTGAATTGCTCGAAATCACTAAAGAGGAGAGAAACAACCAAGAGCGGAGACACGAtggatttgttcccgaagttaggatccttgaggggatcctacgtctctgttgagggaCTCGGTCGTACTTGAGCtaggtctttttcaacccttttcctcccGAGATTGCACAAAACACTTCTCAGCTCGACTTGCTATTCCTTCCCTTTTGGAGGTGAAATCTGGTATTCACAAACTTCTCACAGCACACCATAATCAATTGGGGCTCGTGAGTGACTCCTTGCCATCTAGGAGATCTCAatctctaagagtaacaaatgcacaCGAAGAAGGATTGAAAATGAAtcctagtgctcaaagatgaactcaaatttaCTTTCACTAAATCTCTCACTCAAATCCCTTTCACTAGATGAAACACAAagcaagggagaggagaggtgctCTTTTGGGGCTCTAGAgaggttttttttctttcaaagaactAGCTGCACGAAGAGGTgagggtgagggggtatttatagggtaCCCCTAAAAATTAGCATTATGCACTTTTTCAGTCCACATCAGAACTTTCGATATTCAGATTAGAATTTCCAATTAGTGCAAAGTAACATCATCAACTTGCTCGACCCAAACCAAAACTGGAGAAAtacacacatcggaacttccgactatacatatcggaactttcgattagCAACATAACTCCAAACCGAGAACCCAGGGTTTAAGGGGATCAGACTGTCTGACTctgatcggaacttctgatctcAACATTGGAACTACCGATTAATTTGAGATCAGAAACCCGAGAGCCTAAAATTCTAACATACCGAGCATTTCAACTGgtatcagaacttccgattgaACCAAATGGAACTTCCGATTGAACCAAACGGAACTTCCGATCAACTCAGAACATTTTCAACTGTGTCTGTGTTGCGAATTGTGTCTCTTATTCTAAAGATAAATTTTGAACACTAAGTTCATGAAAAAACTTTCAACGTTGTATCCCTTTTAGCAGTATGATATTTTTATactcaattaaaataaaatgcTATAACCCTAGGAATATTCATTTTTTAGGATCAACAACGTCGTTTAGCTTTCATTATTGAGACTTTTgcctattcaaatactcataGAATATATTAATTACTTAATAGTTTGTCGTCAATCATCAAAATCCACATAGAGgatctagatgcactttcacacaTGACCTGAACAACCAACGTCACGTTAGCACTTATGCAGAATCGTcaaccaattttgttattctGTTCTAACCATCAGCTATGTGTGCTCCTGTTATCTATAAATACATGTGACGTATCGATGAATAGATGCACAACTTCATTATACACTTCTGTATATAGGTAGAAGCTAAATATGTTGGTACAAGGATCTTGCACGAGTCATATAGCGAGCATCATCAGGGAACAATCTTGAAGCACCCTGTGCCAGCGATTGCACACCAAAAACAGCAGGCAGTCAGAACAGATCAGAGGAACAAGCACCATTCAACTGAATAATGAGTTGCTACAGGCTGAGTTGCATAGCAAACACAGAGCAAATCCCAAAATTAACTAGCAGCTCTACGCTCACAACTAAGCTTGAGGAAGAACATCTTTTAACAATTTTTGCCAATTCATTCCGCACAAAGTAGCTATGATTCGCTGATCAGATGATGTTTAGTGAAGAACAATGATTGAGGCAAAAAGGGAAAATGAGGGTGACCCCTGTGATCCAGTGAAGAGAATCACCAATAGGGTGGCACACAAAGGTCCAGCAACAAGGAGCATATAATTTTTCTTTCCCGTTCTGTATGCAAGTGTGAATGTGtaacacaacaacaacaaaaaacaaaaaactttGATTTCTCGTCTACTAGCATGAAGCTTAGGTTTCTTTCCTCAGTGCCCTGAACCTATGGATTAATAGCGTCTTGTCATTCATTTCAGATAGCAGAAATAGGTGTCAGGAACCCCCCAAATTCCAATCAGAAGTGCACCCAAATGATTCAGTGCAGATAAAAGTGGTGGTGGGTACACCACCTCCTGTAATATCGGGATGTATCCGACGGCTTAAAAAATCGACGGACATGATCTCATCTCATGTTGATCAGACAGCTCACGGCACAGTTACACCATTACCACCGAGAAGTCAGTTGGCACCTGATGCATTCCTACCTACGAATAAGCGCCAGACCGAGCAGGGCACCGATAGTGCTGGCGCCTATGCAAGCAAATGCACAACAAAACAGCAGCAGGCGATCAGAATAGAACAGAGAGAACACCATTCAACATCGTGAACTGATCCACCTTAACAGACAGGTTGCTACAGGTAGCAATTGCATAGTAGCAGGCACAGCCTCTCTAGTGTTTATTTTCCAGGGCGGAAACAAACTGCCCTTTATTACATCACGGACAAGCACTACTACATCCTAGCACAGCACTTGCTTGTCGTCCTGATCTTCACTGGAGTTCCTTAAGGAAGTCGGCATGATCAACCAAAACCTACAATGTGAAGAATAATATGTCACATCTTTTGGGCAATTACTTTCTTTTGAAAGAAACATagattgcttgaattttttagCAAAgaaaacagttttttttttatgaatatagTTATGGCCCCAATTCTGCATTACGATTCTAAACTTTTTACCTTAATCCTTTCAGAGGCAAACTTAGCTGCCATTTTTGTCATATTTTACCAGAGATGTCCACTTTTCCCTATTTTGTACATTCGGGGGGGCATAAGTTAAGGTACACAAATCTACCCAATAGATGACATGATGGTGAGGATACAGAGGGTGGAGCTAGCTATAGCCTCCGAATGTACACCCATCAAACAGGATCATGTTTTCAAAAGTAATGGCTTGGCTTCACAAGTGCATCAAGTTTAGGCTTTGAAATTATGTGTAATGCCTAGTTTCTCTACAGCATTAGTTGCCAGTAGCTCTATATTTGAAGAAAGTAGTCATTTAATGGTTAACAGTAGAACAAAGATGGAAGCAGTACCACTTTCCAGCCATCTGGATCAACAAACGAGGTGATCTTTGTGTTGATCCCAGGAAGTGGCCCTGGTTGCCGCAAAATCTTGCCCCCTAGTTCCTTGGTCGCCAGATCAACAGCCTCAGCACTCTTGTACACATCATCAGTGCCAATAGCAACCTGCAAGTGCATAGAACGGATAATCAAGACATGCCAAAATCTTATCAAGAAACATGCCGCAGAGAAATGATTTCATAAAGACCTGAGCATATGCATTGCCCTTGCTATATTCCGTGACACCATAGTTGTACGTCAACTCCAAAACAGTTGTCTTATCCTCGTCAGCATAGCCCAACATGGCAATGGTATACTGTAGAAGGCAGAACATATTCTAAATAAGTTGAAAGAAGAGCACCACCCACGTCTAAGAAAAAATTGCAGGGCATTCATCTGAGAAGTATGAAATCTAACAACATTATTTCAGCCCCAAATAAGTGAAGGTACCTTATACTCAGGTACATCCTTCTTCCTTAGCAGACTCATCCCAAGGGCCTGCATAAGAACAAATAAACATAGTCATGTATTCAACTATTGTTCTAGAGaatataaagaaaaatatatttagcATTCTTAACCTTTGGAATAACCAATCTTTATGCAAGGTAAGAAAATACCTTCTCATAGAACTTGATAGCACGCTCAAGGTCACCAACACGAAGCATAACTTGGCAAAGAGGCTCAGGAGTCGGTCCCCTTTGGATAAGCTCAAACAGGTAACCATCAGGGTCCTGTGCAAAGGCAATAACAGTGGATCC
Protein-coding regions in this window:
- the LOC133895577 gene encoding lactoylglutathione lyase, which produces MATGSGAEKPAEAVLEWHKQDKKRMLHAVYRVGDLDKTIKYYTECFGMQLLRKRDVPDDKYTNAFLGFGPEDTNFALELTYNYGIDKYDIGEGFGHFAIANEDVYKLADNIKSKGGKITREPGPVKGGSTVIAFAQDPDGYLFELIQRGPTPEPLCQVMLRVGDLERAIKFYEKALGMSLLRKKDVPEYKYTIAMLGYADEDKTTVLELTYNYGVTEYSKGNAYAQVAIGTDDVYKSAEAVDLATKELGGKILRQPGPLPGINTKITSFVDPDGWKVVLVDHADFLKELQ